The Dissulfuribacter thermophilus genome includes a window with the following:
- a CDS encoding HD-GYP domain-containing protein, translated as MTAISIKIAEQAGCKDEELEILQFAGSLHDIGKIGIRDEILMKTGRLTPEEYGIIKKHSIIGEKIVKKLGLLSIEPQIIRHHHERWDGKGYPDGLKRKEIPRLARILAIADTFDAITSNRPYRPAREPEFAVKEILKNAGSQFDPELVEIFLTTYKQKRLDVI; from the coding sequence ATAAAAATTGCAGAACAGGCAGGATGCAAAGATGAAGAACTAGAGATTCTCCAATTTGCAGGTTCACTTCACGATATTGGGAAGATTGGAATAAGGGACGAGATCCTCATGAAGACTGGTAGGCTTACCCCGGAAGAATACGGAATAATAAAGAAGCACTCTATTATAGGAGAAAAAATTGTTAAAAAATTGGGGCTTCTCAGTATTGAACCCCAAATTATCAGACATCATCATGAGAGATGGGATGGGAAAGGATATCCCGATGGACTTAAGAGAAAAGAGATCCCTCGACTTGCAAGGATACTTGCAATTGCTGACACCTTTGATGCAATTACTTCCAATAGACCATATCGACCTGCAAGGGAGCCTGAATTTGCTGTTAAAGAAATATTAAAAAATGCTGGTTCCCAGTTTGACCCAGAACTAGTGGAAATCTTTTTGACCACATATAAACAAAAAAGATTGGATGTAATATAG
- a CDS encoding histidine kinase dimerization/phospho-acceptor domain-containing protein, translated as MSDTLNKLCRNQFRDFLIGRLWQGVIHNINGPLQIVSMNLELLKMLKDGDPDLPEQLWGRIEQIVDSIERIQNITNNLSRRKEHPYSTWTP; from the coding sequence ATGTCTGATACATTGAACAAACTCTGCAGAAATCAGTTTAGAGATTTTCTAATCGGCCGTCTTTGGCAGGGAGTGATCCACAACATAAACGGACCACTCCAAATAGTTTCCATGAACCTAGAATTATTAAAGATGTTAAAAGATGGTGATCCAGATCTCCCAGAACAACTATGGGGGAGAATAGAACAAATTGTTGACTCAATAGAAAGGATTCAAAACATAACTAATAACCTCAGCAGACGAAAAGAACACCCGTATTCCACCTGGACGCCAA